Below is a window of Euzebyales bacterium DNA.
GAACACGACATCGGCCGCATCGGCCCGCAGCGGCGCGAGCATGGCGTGCAGGTCGGCCCAGTCGAACGTCGCGTCCGCGTCGAGGATCGCGATGTGGTCGGCGCCGGCCGCCGCCGCCAGCCCCCGCTGCACCGCGGCGCCGTAGCCGCGGAACGGCTCGTGCACGACACGCGCCCCGAGGGCGGCCGCGACGGCCGCGGTGCCGTCGGTCGACGCGTTGTCAACGACGACGAGCTCCACCCAGTCGGGCACCCCCGCCAACGCGGCGGGCAGCGCGTCGGCCTCGTTCAACGCGGGCAGGACGGCGACGACCCGGTCCATGCCGCTACCCCGAGACCAGCGGCGCGCGCAGCGGGACGCGCGCGAATTCGGCGACGCCATCCTCGAACGGCACCTCGGCGGCGAACCCGAGCTCGCGGCGCGCGCGACCAGGGTCGGCGAACACGTGGCGGACGTCACCGGCGCGCCACTCGCCGGTCACGACCGGATCGGCGGCCGCGCCGCCGAACCCGTCGCGCAGGGCCGTCGCGAGCTCGAGCACGGTGCGCGGTGCCCCGGTCGCCACGTTGATCGGCCCGTCGACCGCGCGGTCGACGGTCAGCGCACGGACCGTCGCCGCGGCGACGTCACGCACGTGGATGAAGTCCCGGAGCTGTCCGCCGTCCTCGAAGACGCGCGGCGCCCGGCTGTCCTCGTAGGCGCTGCGGAAGACCGACGCGACGCCCGCGTACGGGGTGGCGCGTGGCATCCGCGCCCCGTACACGTTGTGATAGCGCAGCAGGGTGACCGGCGCGCGCCGCTCGCGGCCGAACACGCGGCAAAGGTGCTCCTGGGCGACCTTGGTCACGGCGTAGGTGCTGCGCGGGTCGAGCGGCGCCGACTCGGGCACCGGCTCCGGCCGCAGGTCGCGGCCGGTGTGCGGATCGGTGGGCTCGAACCGGCCGGCGTCGAGGTCGGCCGGACGGCGGGCGTCGGGCCGCACCGACCGGCCATCGGGCGCCCGGTACCGCCCTTCCCCGTAGACGACCATCGAGCTGGCGAGCACCACGCGTCCGGCGAAGTCCACGTCGGCGAGCGCGCGCAGCAGGACGGCGGTGCCCAGGTCGTTGTCGGCCACGTAGTCGGTGACATCGGAGAAGTCGCGGCCGATGCCCACGCGGGCAGCCAGGTGCGCGACGGCGTCGGCCCCCGCCACGACGCGATGGTCGCCTCCCAAGTCCGCCAGGTCCAGCTCGACGTAGTCGACGTCGTCACGCAGGTACGAAGGACGCGCGGCGTGCGCCGCGTCGGTGAACCCGTCGAGCACCCGGACGCGGTGCCCGTCGCCGACCAGTGCATCGACGACGTGCGAGCCGATGAAGCCGGCGCCGCCGGTGACCAGTACCTGCATGCCGCCTCCCGTCCGACGTCACCCGTGGGTGGCAGGGTCGCCCCGTCGCGCCGGTCGACCGCGTCGCCAGGCCCACAGGGCGCAGCCCAGCCAGATGACCGCGAGCAGCGCAAGATAGCCGACCGTGTAGTTCAGCGGTAGCCGACTGGGGTCACCACCGCGGACGCCGTAACCGCGGATCAACGGATACGCCAGCAAGGTCACCAGCGCCGAGGCCGCGAGCCCGGCCTGCAGCGGTGCGCGCAGCGCCCGCGGCCGTACCCACCGCAGGCCGCGACCGACGGCGAGGACGAGTGGTACGAACACCAGATCGTGCACGATGATCGCCCCGACGACCCACGTCGCCATCTGCCGGACGCGCACGTCCAGGATGCCGGTGCCCTGGAACCGCACGATGCCGTACAGGCCGAACCCCATGACGGCCAGACCGGCCAGCGTCAACCCCCAGAACAGCGGCGCCGGCACCGCCTCGACGTGCCGCTCGAGCCGGTCCTGTGGGGCGCGGTCGGAGTCGGACGTCACAGGATCCGCACCTCCCCCACCCACTTCGTCTGCAGCACCCCAGGGTTGTTCGGGGCGATCAGGCGCACCGGGAATCCGTGATCCAGGTGGAGGTCCTCATCGCCCACCTTCAGCGCCAGCAGCGTGTCGGGGTGGGCCGCCAACTCCGGCGTGAGGTCGCTCGAACGGTAGAACCCGACCGACTGCAACGACACCACGCGCACCCGCGATCCCTGCCGCGCGCCGGCCCGCTCGAGCAGCGTCGCCACGCTCACGCCGCGCCAGCGCTTGACCGCCGACCAGCCCTCGACGCAGGCGATCGGCAGCACCGCGTCGCGCTGTGGCAGGTCCAGCAGGTCGCTG
It encodes the following:
- a CDS encoding NAD-dependent epimerase/dehydratase family protein, whose protein sequence is MQVLVTGGAGFIGSHVVDALVGDGHRVRVLDGFTDAAHAARPSYLRDDVDYVELDLADLGGDHRVVAGADAVAHLAARVGIGRDFSDVTDYVADNDLGTAVLLRALADVDFAGRVVLASSMVVYGEGRYRAPDGRSVRPDARRPADLDAGRFEPTDPHTGRDLRPEPVPESAPLDPRSTYAVTKVAQEHLCRVFGRERRAPVTLLRYHNVYGARMPRATPYAGVASVFRSAYEDSRAPRVFEDGGQLRDFIHVRDVAAATVRALTVDRAVDGPINVATGAPRTVLELATALRDGFGGAAADPVVTGEWRAGDVRHVFADPGRARRELGFAAEVPFEDGVAEFARVPLRAPLVSG